From Terriglobales bacterium, one genomic window encodes:
- a CDS encoding putative porin, translated as MKKLAVLLLLAVPVLLHAHANSGKSKLRRQHKKANAVDPTLTKLQELEKTVTTQQQQIQQLIEDLKQRDQRGAQFQQDYVQAKQTASQAQTQAATAETASEQANTAVVALKTDVAKLESSVGQETTSDKELQKRIGGVESVLSRFRISGDIRLRSDSIFQNYSGCAACVARNRARVRLRVGVEGKLGEDFIGGIYVASGANVNGAASLADPISTNETFTNFFERKAVGFDRGYIIYQPQAAKWIKLTGGKFAYDWEHTDLTFDPDLNPEGFTEKFSWDFNNPIVKNVSFEGMQLLFNEVAGGLVGTSINRGVDSNALGGQAVLRLQPAKIWTSTPSATVLNWNGADPIAQAALPVLPCASTTSTGCIQNPLTPAVGTPLPPPLTPAVRVLNSANSLTNATFIAGTGTAQKRAFISGFEYADFIWDNTILTPWKRFPWHVTAEYQQNLRARRSVFAPSKQNKGYWFDTNVGAQKQRNDVQIGYNWMRIEQDAVISQFNESELRAPTNVLENRFYVNWLLRSNTTAAFNWWIGRTLNRNLQNSSLAPGLPAGRQDPYLNRLQFDLIYKF; from the coding sequence ACTCTTGCACGCGCACGCAAATTCAGGAAAGAGTAAACTGCGACGGCAACACAAAAAGGCCAATGCGGTCGACCCTACGCTGACCAAGCTGCAAGAGCTTGAAAAAACCGTCACAACTCAACAACAGCAAATCCAACAACTCATAGAAGATCTGAAGCAGCGCGACCAGCGAGGGGCACAATTTCAGCAGGATTACGTCCAGGCAAAGCAGACGGCCAGCCAGGCACAAACTCAGGCTGCCACCGCCGAGACCGCCTCTGAGCAAGCCAACACGGCAGTTGTAGCCCTCAAAACTGATGTTGCCAAACTGGAATCCAGCGTAGGGCAGGAGACAACTTCTGACAAAGAGCTGCAAAAGCGCATTGGCGGGGTTGAGAGCGTGCTGTCGCGCTTCCGCATCAGCGGAGATATTCGCCTTCGCTCCGATAGCATATTTCAGAACTACAGCGGCTGCGCTGCCTGCGTTGCCCGTAATCGTGCTCGCGTTCGCTTGCGGGTGGGTGTGGAAGGAAAGTTGGGAGAGGATTTCATCGGCGGCATCTACGTCGCCTCAGGAGCGAACGTCAACGGCGCAGCCTCTTTGGCCGATCCCATTTCCACCAACGAAACATTTACCAATTTTTTCGAACGTAAAGCCGTTGGCTTTGATCGCGGCTACATTATTTACCAGCCGCAAGCTGCCAAATGGATCAAGCTCACCGGCGGCAAGTTCGCCTACGACTGGGAGCACACCGATCTTACTTTCGATCCCGATTTGAATCCTGAAGGCTTTACCGAAAAATTCTCCTGGGATTTCAATAATCCCATCGTCAAAAATGTTTCTTTCGAAGGAATGCAATTGCTTTTCAACGAAGTCGCAGGCGGTCTTGTAGGCACGAGCATCAACCGCGGCGTGGATTCCAACGCGCTCGGCGGCCAGGCGGTATTGAGGTTGCAACCGGCAAAAATCTGGACCTCAACTCCATCCGCGACTGTGCTGAACTGGAATGGCGCTGACCCAATCGCGCAAGCTGCACTCCCGGTCTTGCCTTGCGCCAGCACGACCTCGACCGGTTGCATTCAGAATCCGTTGACTCCGGCGGTGGGCACGCCGCTTCCTCCGCCCCTCACTCCAGCGGTGCGCGTATTGAACAGCGCCAATTCCCTTACCAATGCAACCTTCATCGCCGGCACGGGAACAGCACAGAAACGCGCTTTCATCTCTGGATTCGAGTATGCGGATTTCATCTGGGATAACACCATCCTTACTCCCTGGAAGCGTTTTCCCTGGCACGTGACTGCAGAATACCAGCAGAACCTGCGGGCCCGGCGGAGCGTCTTTGCTCCTTCGAAGCAGAACAAAGGCTATTGGTTCGATACCAACGTGGGAGCACAGAAGCAGAGAAACGACGTGCAAATCGGCTACAACTGGATGCGCATCGAGCAAGACGCGGTCATCTCGCAGTTCAATGAGAGCGAACTACGCGCCCCGACCAACGTGCTGGAGAACCGTTTCTATGTAAATTGGCTGCTCCGCAGCAATACCACAGCTGCATTCAACTGGTGGATTGGCCGCACGTTGAATCGTAACCTGCAGAATTCGTCCCTGGCGCCCGGACTGCCGGCCGGAAGACAGGATCCTTACTTAAATCGTCTGCAGTTTGATTTGATCTATAAGTTCTAG